Genomic window (Vigna unguiculata cultivar IT97K-499-35 chromosome 10, ASM411807v1, whole genome shotgun sequence):
TGGATTTGTGAATGAATTTCGTGAAAATTGTTGGTACATGTGCTTGTTTGTGGAGTTTCTAAgcgatttttttttaactggGGGTTGTTTTTGGTTTTATAGTGTTTCTTTTTAATTCCAGTTGTTTATTTGAACTGGGTTTTGGGAAATTTTGTGTTTTGAAAATGGGCCGATGGCTGTGCTAGTGACTTCTTTTTCGGTTTTGCGAAGTTTTGAGTAAGTTGGTTTGATGTTCTGTGTCGGTAATTCGTATTTTAACGTTGATGTTCTGACTTTGAAGGTTCATGCATATTAGTTTTTGGCTGATAAGTTATTCTGTTTCAGGTTGGTGAGATCATTGCCAGATTTGAGAAGAAAGGTTTCTACTTGAAAGGTAATTTTTAGTTAACTGCTCAATAGTGTACTGAATTTTTGTTGTGAGTTAAGTTCAGAACCTATTGTTTTGTTTCTGATCTAGACTAAAGCTATATAGTTCATGTTTTTTCGGAATTTGTTTTGCTTGGTCCTCATTTTAGAACTGAAGTCTCATCCAGATACATGGTTGTCAACTCCAAAATCTTGTTCATAGTATGAGTTATGATCAAGTTTATTAGCTTTGAAATTGTTATTAACAAACGGTTGTTTTTTAATGGGATTTGGTATCAGGTTTGAAACTAATCAGTGTGGAGCGTGCTTTTGCTGAAAAGCACTATGCTGATTTATCTGCCAAGCCTTTCTTCAGTGGATTGGTGGATTACATTATCTCTGGCCCTGTTGTTGCCATGATTTGGGAGGGCAAAAATGTTGTGCTTACTGGCCGAAAGATAATTGGAGCCACTAACCCAGCTCAATCTGAGCCTGGAACTATTCGTGGTGACTATGCTATTGACATTGGAAggtataaatttgttttctccACAATCTTGTTCTTCAATCTAGTTATCTTTTCAAGCTGCAACCAAATGTGTTTCCATTGTTCATGTTTCTGATCTAGTTATGTGGATATAGGTTATCTCCTTGTATTCATCGAAATAAAAATTGTTGGTGTTTTAGTCAATGTTAGTCAACATGGCTCTTTTCTTTCTATAGTTTATGTACAAATccacattttattaattttttagatcAATTTGAAGTAAATTTTATACCTTTTCAAATGGGGTTGTGAATCACAATGAATTTCAGTGAACAGTGTTTCTCTTTTTCAAATGGGTTGTGATTTTCCTATGAATTTGAGGGAAGTTTGGTAGTTTTTCTGATGTTGTTgtcgttgttgttgttgtgtagGAATGTTATCCATGGAAGTGATTCAGTTGAGAGTGCTCGCAAGGAAATTGCATTGTGGTTCCCTGATGGCTCTGTTAACTGGCAAAGCTCCCAACACTCTTGGATCTATGAGTAAACCATATGCCTCAAGTTGTTCTTACCTTAGGATGATCCAGATTATCTACATCTTCTGTTTCTGTCCATTTATGGACTTTTGTTAGAGTTTGGTTGGTACCTTGGTTTTGTATCTCAAGTCTATGCTTATGCCATGTCTGTTGAAAACATGCTCACAGTCTCATAAATCAAAATCTCAAACTACTTTTTCTTTACCTCATCGTTTGGTTGTTATTGTTTTTGCTTGATACTTTTGTATGATGCAGTGCTGTTAAGTATAAATCTCTCTTACACATTAACTTGCACAGTTTTCATAAGTAACTTGACAATTATTATAACAGCTTATGCGAAGTTAGtcttttaaattgaatatatgtttagtttttaaattatttggatgTAAATTTGTCATTTCACAATTTGATAcgttttgaattttaaattaattttaaaagtaaatgaatataattttcttgatttaaGACGATGTTTTGAgttattatattgttttgacACGGAGAGATTCAAATGTGactttgaaacaaaaatttcaatattatcaaataaatttgaaactagaatttttaatataataatttgtcTTCCAAATTAgctttaaataatttacttgGAATGGTATAATAAATCGCTTAAAATTCCGATTTTCTTAATTATGCTTTCAAAACATTAATAACTACAATAATGTTTGGTTGTAGAACGTGTAAGATTAGCCACAACAAATATTGGTAGGCACCCTTGTTAATGTTCGGTGAAAAGCAAAGTGAGAAAAGTTGAGACAGAATATCAAAACTCTCAAATACAAAAGCTTCAATAATATTCTTGtcttactattattattattatcactatgaTCATCATAGAAGGAACCTTCGTGTGCCTTTCAGAATCATTCACGTACAATTATGTATGCTAAGATCAGATATGATctgataacatttttaattattttgaaagtgtgCTTTCGTCCTTTAAGAAATGAAGATATGTTATAATTgctcaaattttatataattaaataaatttattacctATTAACTACGACTTTTCCCCCATCCCACTTAACGAttcttaattttactaataactaaacttttttattcaaatcgctactatattttgttaagttgcTTTGCTATGTCGGCATGATCGTAATgcatgacattttttaaaagcaTTTACAGAAGatctaaatatttatcataaatcaaaactaatttagatataatataaattaacctttttggaaaatttatgattattgaaagtattgagaaaattaattgatttgatTCATTCGCAAACTAATTTTTCGTAACCTTATTAATTCAA
Coding sequences:
- the LOC114167259 gene encoding nucleoside diphosphate kinase 1, producing MAEQTFIMIKPDGVQRGLVGEIIARFEKKGFYLKGLKLISVERAFAEKHYADLSAKPFFSGLVDYIISGPVVAMIWEGKNVVLTGRKIIGATNPAQSEPGTIRGDYAIDIGRNVIHGSDSVESARKEIALWFPDGSVNWQSSQHSWIYE